One window from the genome of Paramormyrops kingsleyae isolate MSU_618 chromosome 3, PKINGS_0.4, whole genome shotgun sequence encodes:
- the LOC111835750 gene encoding cystatin-like, which yields MAVLFFPQLLAICVLVAPIGYVMAETPAMPGAPAMPGAPSDVPSDRCEVRQAAWFAVAAYNAAASQENYAYKLTAIVSSQTQVVAGLNYILTTELGLTWCMKAQAMDPETCPLQVNGKRLLCRFVVYTIPWEGKALLTEKTCIDVPPSPRCFRRSLKEGTR from the exons ATGGCAGTGCTTTTCTTTCCGCAGCTCCTCGCCATTTGCGTCCTCGTAGCGCCCATCGGCTACGTCATGGCCGAGACGCCCGCGATGCCCGGGGCGCCCGCGATGCCTGGGGCTCCCTCCGACGTGCCCTCGGACCGGTGTGAAGTGCGGCAAGCGGCCTGGTTTGCCGTAGCCGCGTACAATGCGGCGGCGTCCCAGGAGAATTATGCCTACAAACTCACGGCTATAGTATCCTCTCAAACTCAG GTTGTGGCAGGTCTGAACTACATCTTGACCACAGAACTGGGCCTGACTTGGTGCATGAAAGCGCAGGCGATGGACCCGGAAACCTGTCCTTTGCAAGTAAACGGGAAG AGGCTGCTGTGTCGCTTCGTCGTGTACACGATTCCCTGGGAGGGCAAAGCTCTGCTGACGGAGAAGACATGCATCGACGTTCCCCCTAGTCCACGCTGCTTTCGCCGTTCCCTCAAAGAAGGGACACGCTGA